The genomic region GTATAGGATTTGAAATCATTGAAGTAAATGTTTCTAAAGGCAAAATAATTGATCGAGGTACCATGATGTTTGCCCAAAATCCAATTGCCATCATATATACCATTTAGGGTTTAATTTTAAATTTAAATTTTTCAATCATTTATTAAATTAATTAGGAGTTTTATAATGAAATGGTCTGACTGGAAAGTTAAAGCAGGAATATTATTAATATTTTTGGCTATTATTTTTTATACTGCGGATTATTTGATTTTTAAAGATGCAAAATCCGTTTTATTTTATATTGGTATAGACTTAGCATTTATTCCCGTAGAAATTTTGATTCTGGTACTGGTTGTTGAAAGTGCTATTAACAAAAAAGAAAAACAAATCATAATGGAAAAACTTAATATGGTAATAGGTGCTTTTTTTAGTGAAGTCGGGACTGATCTTTTAAGACATTTTTCTGTTTTTGATGACAATAAAAATAATATTAAAGAAAATCTTTTGGTTAAAATGGATTGGACAGAAAATGATTTCTTGAATTCAGCTGAAACCATTAAAAGTTATGAATATGGCATTAACCTTAAATCAGATCTAGGTTCTGATGTGCTTCTTTATGATTTAAAAACTTTTTTAAAAGATAAAAGAGAGTTCATGTTAAGATTATTGGAAAATCCTAATCTTTTGGAGCATGATAGGTTTACTGATTTATTGTGGGCTGTTTTTCATCTCACAGAAGAACTGGATAGTCGTGGAAAATTGGAAGATTTACCTGATGCTGATTACCAACATCTGGCATTAGATATTCAAAGAGCTTATTCTCTTTTAATTTATGAATGGTTAGAATACATGGAACATTTAATGGAAAATTATCCTTATTTATTTTCTCTTGCTTTAAGGACAAATCCTTTTGATCCGGAAGCCAAAGTAGAAATTAATTAGATAATTACTTTTTTTTTATCTTTGGATAAGTTTAACTCACTTAAATATTAATTCTTACATTTTCATTCATAAATGAACTTTAATGAATGATTTAATAGAATTACTTATATATTGGAATAAATAGAGTATTAAAAAACTCAGTTGGTTGATATTGATGGATCGTTTGAGTCTGGACCAATATCGAGATATGGTTGATGAGATAATAGAATTTAAAAATCAGAACGGTATAATGCCTGAATACACCGTTGTTGATGGTTGTAAAATCGAAAAAGAACGTTATATTGATATGATAGAGCGGGTAAACAAATTTATTTTAGAAATGGGTAGAAACCCTCGTTCTATTGACATTGAATCTTGATTAATTATATTTAGATTTTATATATAAAAATAAATATTAATATTAAGGTTTATTTAGTATGTATTATCATTAATTGTCTTTTTTCCTATTTTTATTCGTAGTTTCTATTTTTTGAGTTATGGATTATAATTAATACATTTTTTCAGATTTTTTGATAATAATACCTAAATCTTTAATAAAAATATTTTTATCTGTTCAATGTCTTTAAATCCAATATTGGATATTTTTTATTTTTAAAATAGAATAAATACTGTCTCTTATACACATCTCCGAGCCCACGAGA from Methanobacterium alcaliphilum harbors:
- a CDS encoding pseudomurein-binding repeat-containing protein, yielding MDRLSLDQYRDMVDEIIEFKNQNGIMPEYTVVDGCKIEKERYIDMIERVNKFILEMGRNPRSIDIES